The genomic DNA ATGATATATCTGAAATCACTTTAAAAAAGGTAAATAAGGAAAATACAGAAATTAATTTTGTTAAAAAGTTTTTACCAAATTATGACGACAAAAAAGAAATTTTAAATGACGTAATTATTGACAATTTATATAGTGATTCTATTTTGTTTAACAAATTAGAAATAATAGATGATGGCGAAGACATATTAGAGGATATTGAATTTGCTAAAAATAAAATAAAATTTTCTGAAATAATAAACAATATTAATTTTGAAAACAATAGCCTTTTAATATTAAAAAATAAATTTGATTTTTTTGAATTAGACTATATTAATAATTCAACAATAGCCGGATTAGAAATACCATATTTAATTAACGAAAATAAAATAATTAATAAAAAAGAAAATGTGTTTGAAATTGAAAATTTAAAAAATGTAAATGTTTTAGATAGAATTAATTATTCAAATATATGAAGACAACTTTCAAATGATATTTATTTTAAATATTATTATTTAATTTCTAAAGATATGTCAAATTCTTTTGTAGAGTTTAAAAATTTAGAATTAGAAGATTATTATAAAAACACAGCAAATGAATTTCCTATTAAATAAATAATTTATTTATAAAAAAAGAAAATATATTTCAATAAACATATTTTCTTTTTTTAATTATTTAAAATAAAAAAATGGCGATCACGAGAGGATTCGAACCTCTGACAACAAGCTTAGAAGGCTTGTGCTCTATCCTGCTGAGCTACGCGACCACGTATAATTATTTTACCAAAAAAATGTATTTTTTTATAAAAATAATTAAAAATAAATATTTAAAAAAATTTGTATAGTAATAAGCAAATAATAATCAAACATTAATAATTTTTTTCTAAACTAAATTTTACGGGATACTAAAAAAGTCACACTTTTTGTGTGACTTTTTTAAATAAATAGAAATTAAAATAAAGTAAATTGATCTGTATCATTAAGATTTTTTAAAATACCCATAGCTTTTATAGTTTCAAAAAGAGTTTTATTTACATCCGTTCTATTCTTAAAATCCTCTTTTGATTTAAAAGGAGACTCATTTCTAGCTTGAACTATAGATTCTGCAACAGCAGGCCCTAAACCATCTATTGAATCAAAAGGAGGTATTAAACAATTTTTATCATTATCAACTATTCATTCATGTGCTTGAGATTTTTCAATATCAATTTGTTCGATATACATTCCTCTTGCGTACAGTTCTTCTGTTATTTCTAATACAGGTATTAAGTCTTTTTCTTTTGTTGAAATTAAATCAGAATTCTTATTTTTTAATTCAATTAATTTGGTTGTTACTTTTGTCCCATTACGTTTATCAACCATATTAGAAATGTCTATTGCTCTTGCATGACTTGCAAAATAACTTGCATAAAAAGCTAGAGGGTAATATACTTTAAATCACGAAATCCACCAAGCCATTAACACATAAGCAACAGCGTGAGCTTTTGGGAAAAGATAAACTATTTTATTCATACTTTTTATTTGTCATTCTGGAACATTATGATTTTTTAATAAATCAATTTCTTCGTCTGTCAAACCTTTTCCTTTACGTATTTTTTCCATTATTTTAAAAGCTAATGAGTTTTCTACACCTTTGTTTATTAACATGTACATTATATCTTCACGACAAGAAATAACATCATCAATTTTTAAGCCTTGTTTTAAAATTAAGTCTTGAGCATTCTCTAATCAAACATTTTCCCCATGGCTTAATCCAGAAACAGATACTAAGTCAGCAAATGATTTTGGTTTAGCTTGTACTAACATTTGTCTAACAAAGTTAGTTCCGAATTCAGGAATTCCTAATGCGCCAGTAGGCTCGTTTTGAACTTGCTCTTTTTTTATTGATAAAGCTTCAATATTTATAAAAGATTCTATAACTTTTTCATCTTTGTGAGGTATATCATCAACGCTAACTCCAGTATATTCTTGAAGTTTTCTTATTATAGTGGGATTATCATGCCCTAACATATCAAATTTTAATACATTATCATGTATAGCATGGTAATCAAAATGTGTTGTAAATCATGAAGATTCAGTATCATTAGCAGGATAATTTACTGGTGTAAAATCATAAACTTCAAATTCTTTAGGAATTATTATTACACCTCCAGGATGTTGGCCTGTTGTTCTTTTAATTTTTTCTAATTTCGTTCCTATAAATAAGGCAAATGAGTCCGAAAAATCCTTGTTAACTTCTTCCATATAGTTTTTAGCATAACCATATCCAGTTTTTTCAGCAACAGTTTGAATAGTGCCAGCTCTAAAAGTATGATTTTCCCCAAATATATTTTTGATTTCATCATGTATTTTACCTTGAAATTCACCAGAAAAGTTTAAGTCAATATCAGGAACTTTATCGGCTTTAAAACCTAAAAAAGTTTCAAAAGGTATATTATGGCCTTCACCTTTTACCAATTCACCACAATTATTGCATTCTTTGTCATCTAAATCATAACCATTTCTAACTTCTGGATTTTCGACTAATTCAAAAAACTTACATTTTTTACAAATGTAATGAGGTGGCAAGGGATTAACTTGACTAATGCCAGAAAGTGTTGCAACAAATGAAGAACCAACAGATCCCCGACTACCAACAACATACCCTTGATCTACAGACATTTTAACAAGTTTGTGAGTAATTCAGTAAATAACACTAAAACCATAATTAATGATAGGGTTAATTTCTGCTTCAATTCTATCTTTAATTAGCGGAGGTAAATTTTCTCCATATATTTCATGGGCTGTCTTATAAACATATTCTCTTAGTTTGACATCAGAATTATCAAATTTAGGTGTAAATAAACCTTCTTTTATGATTTGTAAATCTTCAGTCATTTCGTTAATTTTATTCGGGTTTTCAATAACTATTTCGTTAACTAATTCTTTATTATTCAAGAAGTTAAAAGAATCAATCATTTCTTGAGTATTTAAGAATTTTTGGTCTGGCAAAGGTAAATCATATTTAAAGTCTGAATCGTATAAATAGTGTCTTACGTTTTTTATTCCTTTTGCATAAACCAATGTTTTAAAAAATTCTTTATCTTTATCATCTAAATATCTAGCATCAGATGTTGCTATAACAAGCTTATTCATTTTCTTAGCAAAGTGTATAATTTCCTCTATTCCTTTTAGTAAGTCATTTTCGGTAATTATATTTCTATCCACAAAATGTTTCATATTTTGAGGTGGTAATATTTCAATAAAATCATATATTTCTAATTCTTTTAAAAAATCTTCTTGACATGAATAAAAATATTTATCATACAATCTTGATTTTAGAGTGCCTGAACCTATTAATATATTATTTCTATTAATATTTTGAATTGTACTTAAATAAGTTTTTGGACCATTATTATAATTTTCAGTTAAACTCTTTGTAATAAGTTTATATTGCTCTTTTAAACCGTTAGTATTTTTAATTATTGTACTTATTTCATTTGGATATTTTCTTGATTCAAATTCTTTTGAAGTATATTTTGTTAAATCTTCAAATGTATTAATATTTATTTTTTTTAATTCGTTTAAAAGGTTAATTCAAATATCTGCTAAAACATTTGCATCATAGTCTGCACGGTGAGCAATTTCAGAATCATAATCAATTCCAAGTCTATTTGCAACTTGACCTAATTTATGACTTCTTTTTTCAGGGTTTAACATTCTAGAAATTGCTAATGTGTCTATAACAGTGACATTAGGAAAAGGAATTTCATTTAATCTAAATTGTTCTTTTAAAAAGTTATAGTCAAATCTTGCATTGTGTGCTAAGGCAACTTTATTATTTAAAATATCATAAATTTTTAAAAGAGATTCTTTTATTGAGAAACCTTCGTCCTCGATTAATTTATCAGTAATTTTTGTTAAATCTATTGTAAATTGAGATAATTTATTCTTAGGCTTTGCAAAAAATTGATTTTTATCTTTTTTTCTTAAATTAGTATCTACTGTTATTGACCCAAATTCTATTAATTCATGGAATCTTGGACTTAAACCAGTTGTTTCAATATCGAAAGAAACAAATTCAAAATCTGATATATTACCTTTTAAAATAGGGCCGTATACAGATTTATTATAGTCATCTATTACTGAATAAGTTGCACCGTATATACCTTTAATATTATTTTTTTTACAAGCTAGATAAAATTCGGGATAACCTTGAACCCCATCTAAATCCATTATTCCAACAGACGACATACCGAGTTTTTTAGCTCTTTCTACAATTTCATTTGGTTGCATTAATCCATCCATTGTATTCATTTTTGAGCAAGCATGCAATTCTATTCTTTTTATTGGATTATTATCTATGTTTATTTCAAACAAAGAATTAGAAGAAGTTATTGTATTAACATAAACAAAAAAACCTCTAGAAACTCTTTCAAGAGAAGGTATTTGAGCGTTAATTTTTACTCAATTACCTATTTCTATTAAATCAAGATCTTCTCTTTTAAATTCGCCTTTTGAATATCAATTGCATTTAACGGCTTCTTTATAATTTGAAACATAAAATGTAAATGAAGATTGGCCGTTTCTATAAACTGGTTTTTTGTCCTTTTTAAAAACTTCGCCCACAAAACTTACATATGAATTATTATCGACATCTTTAATTTTCTCTAATGAAATATTTTGATAATTTATATTTGCAAATGTTTTTTTAGGATTTCTAAATTTATTTTCAGGGTATGAATTATTTTTTGTAATTTCTATTGCTTTATTAGAAAAGTGATCTAACATTTTTTTTATTTTTTCATTTTTTTCTTGAATATTTTCTTCTAATACATATTCTTGTTTTTCTTCGTTTTTGATAAACGTAAAAATAATTTCTTTAAAACCAAATTTTTTTATTTTTTCATGAATTGATTCAAAAATTTCTTTGTAATAATTAAATTCATTATTATCAAGTTTAATAATCAATTCATTATTTTTTAATTCTAAAATTTCATTTAAATTTAATTTAAGTATTTTGTTAAATTTATTTTTTTCATTAATTAAAACATTAATAAAATCAATAATACTTTCTTTTGTGTATTGAATTTTCGACATTATAAAATCTACTTCAATTTTAAAAATATCTTTTTTACTTTTTATTTCTTTATAAATAAAAATGAATTCAGAAGGAGTTATAAAATCATTAAATTTTAATTTAAAATAAATAGAATCAATAAAATTATTAAATTCATCAGTGTTTTTCTTGTATTCAAGATTTAAAAGTTCAGTGTTTTTTAAATTTTCCGGTACTTTTATTTGAACGCTTTCACAAAAAAGATGAAATTTTTTAACATTATAATTTAAATAGTCCATAATGTTTTAATCATATCAAAGTTATAATTATTTTTATTTTATAAATAAAAAAATAAGAAAAAAAGCAGTTATTAACTGCTTGCTAAATTGTAATTTACATCTTTACATGGTAACCAATATAATTTGGTTACCATTTTTATATATTATTTTCAAATATTACTATCGGGTAATCAAAAATACAAGCAGTGGTTCACCACACCTATTTTTAGTGGTTGAAAAAGTACAGCAACGCAGTTTATTATTATTTATTTTTGCTACTTTTTTTAAAAAAGTAGAAATAAAAAAAGAAAAACTTAAGACATTTTCCTTTCTATTTTTTAGTTTTCCAGAATTTATTTCTTGAACCGTTACTTTCTCGTTTTTTATTTTGTCAACTGTAAAGTTTTTCGTTTAATGGTATATTTAGACCAGGCTCTTTTATTTCACAAAGTGCATACATTTCAGAAGCACTTAAGTAACCATGTATTTTTCTTGGAATATTGTTTATTTCTCGTTGAACTTTTAAAATTTCATTATTAGAAATTAAATTAAAATCAGTTTTTTTCTTAAAAAAACGTCTAACATATCCATTAAAATTTTCGTTTGTTCCTCTTTGCTGAGAAGCATAAGGATCTGCCTTATAAATAAAAATTTTTAACTTATATCCAATTATAAAAAGTGAATTAAATTCAAATCCATTATCAGATGTTATTGACTTAACATTTAAATTGTATATTTTTATTAGTTCAAATAATATTAAAGCAATATACCAAGGGTTTTTACTGTCAACTTTTACCAAAATACCATATCTGCTGTATCTTTCGACAAATGATAGAATGTGTGAATGCCCTGCTTTTTGTTTTCCTACAATTAAATCTATTTCCCAATGGCCAAAAGTACTTCTTTCGTTTATTTCTCTTGGTCTTGTTCAAAACGGTCTGACTCATCTAGCACCAACTAATCTTTTATAAGCAGGTCCACCATCCCTTTTTCCGCCTTTTGTGTATTGTTTCCTCAAAATATTTTTTCGCTTTATTACTCATAAATTTGAATTTATCCAGTTATAAACTGTTTTAATGCTTGGTATCTTAAAATTAAAATTATTTTTAATATATAAATGTGTTAGTTCAACGCTAAAAGTTTTTTTGTTATATTTGTTTTTAAACTCTTTAGAGTAGTGTTTATATGAATTCATTTTATTTATAAATTTAAAATGATTTTTTCATTTTTCTCTATTTCTATGCTTTACTTCTGCATATTCAGAGTTATAACCTCAATAATCAGAATTTATTTTTATTTCATTTGAAATAGATTGTCTTGAAATATTTAAAATTTTTGCTATTTCTGAAATAGTTTTTCTTTCAACATTTAAACTAATATCTATAATGCTTCTTATTTTATAATTAATTTTAATATAATTCATTTGCTGTGATCTCAAGTTTTTCTTGGGATTTTTTTATATAAAAAAACACCCTTTTTTAATTTTTGCATAAAAAAGGGTGTCAAGATGTAAATTACAATGTGGCAAGCAGTTATTAACTGCTTTTTCATTAGTTTAAGAAGTAAAATAAAAATTCTTCTACAGCTTCAGCACGTTTTTTGTAATATGTTGATTTTGAAAAAAACTCTTCATATCAAAATTTATTATTTTCATTTTTAAAAATAAAATCATTTAATAAAATAATTTTATTTGCATAATTTAATTTAGAAATTGTATCTTTTATTCTTCCATGAATTTTATTAAGTTTATAATTATTAATTTGATCTAATGAAGTAATAGTTATACCGTTTTTATTCATTTCATTAATTTTAAGTTTATTTATTTCTAAATTACAAATAGTTTGAACTATTTTGTATTTTTCATTATTTCTTAAAAGTGAATGTATTTCTTTTATATAATCAACATTAATCATAATTTAGTGAGCCTTTCTGAACAAACTAAACTAGTAGGCTTTTGCAAAAACTACATAAAGATTTGTTTCATTTGAACAAGAAGAAAAAATACATTTATTCTTCTTTAAAGGCTTGTCGAATTCTTTAGGAATACATCTTGTTGTAGCACCTGTTTCAGCTTTTATTTTTTCCTCAGCTTCTCCTAAACAACAAAATGGTGCAATAACGAATTTACTATTTGAAATACCTTCTTTAAATTTATCGTATGTATCTACAAAAATGGTATTTTCATCTAGTCTTTTTTTAGCTTGTTCGTATAAATTATCGTGAATTTTATCTAATAATTTATCAATAATATTTTTAACATCGGTGATAGCAACAGTTATTTTTTCTAAGTTATCCCTTCTAACAATTGTAACGCTATTATTATCAATATCTTTAGGTCCAATCTCAATTCTTAAAGGTGTACCTTGTATTTCAGAGTTTGAAGATTTATATCCAGCAGATTTATCCGTATCATCAAGTCTAACTCTATATTTTCTACCTAATATTTTTTTTAGTTCAGTTGCCTTTTCATGAACTCTTGAATCCTTATTTGCTAATATTTCTATTATATCAATTTGAACTGGTGCAACTCTAGGCGGGATAATAATTCCTCTGTTATCACCGTGTGTCATGATTATGGCTCCTAATAATCTTGTTGATACCCCTCATGATGTTTGGTAAACATTCTCTTTCTCATTTTTTATATTTTTAAATTCTATTTCAAATTTTTTAGAAAAGTTTTGGGCAAGATAATGACTGGTTCCAGCTTGCAAAGCTCTACCGTCTTTCATCATAGCTTCAATAGTATAAGTAGAACAAGCCCCTGCAAATTTTTCATGTGGTGTTTTTTTTCCTAAAATTGTAGGTATAGCCAAATAATTTTTTAAAAATTTTGCATATATTGAAATCATTTTTTTAGTAAAGTGTCTAGCTTCTAAAGTGTCTGAATGACATGTATGACCTTCTTGTCATAAAAATTCTCTGCTTCTTAAAAAAGGATTGGTTGTTTTTTCTCATCTGACAACATTTGCCCATTGATTGTAAATTATAGGTAAATCTTTATATGATTCTATGTTATTTTTAAAAACTTCTGCAAAAAGAACTTCACTAGTTGGTCTTATATAAATTTTTTCATCTAGTTCTTTATCACCAACTTTTGTTATTGTTGCTAATTCTGGATTAAAGCCTGCAATATGTTCTTTTTCTTTAGCTAAAAGTCTATCAGGAACAAAAAGTGGAAGATAAACATTTTGAATTTCATTTTCTTTAAAAATTTTATTTAGTTCTTGTTGAATAAGTTCTCAAATACCATATGAATTAGGTTTGAAAACTAATGTTCCTTTTATTGGTCCGTAATCAATTAATTGTCCTTGTTTTACAACATCTGTATATCATTTTGCAAAATCTTGCTCTAAAGGTGTAATTTTTTCTAATTGTTTCATAGTATATTAATTATATATTGAAAGTTGAAATATTGTAAAAATATACATTTTAATGACTTTTTTTAACTTTTTAGTAAAAAAATGACGCAAATTGCGTCATAAAACTATTTTCTTGATATTACATAATGACCGTTGTTTGTTACTAGAACATCATCTTCAATTCTAGCTCCACCTAATCCTTCAATATAAATTCCAGGCTCAACGGTTATTATCATTCCAGGCTCCAAAATATAATCACTTTTTGAACCAACACTTGGTAATTCATGCACATCAATACCTAAACCATGACCTGTAGAATGAACAAAATATTCGCCATAACCTTTTTCTGTTATATATTCACGACAAATTTTATCAATTTCACTGGCTTTTATTCCAGGTTTAACTGCATCCCTGCCCTTTTTAGCAGCTTCTTTAACGATATTTAATATTTCAACTGCTTTCTTATCTTTAGCATTTTCTTCTCCACCGAAAATAATAGTTCTAGTAATATCAGCGCTATATCCTTTATATAAAGCACCAAAATCTATTTTTAATAAATCACCAATTTCTATTTTTTTATCAGTTGGATGATGATGAGGTTCAGCAGAATTTGCTCCAGTTGCAACTATTTCATCAAAACTTTCTTTATCAGCACCATGTTTTTTAAGTAAATAATTTAAATAGGCTGCAACTTCTTTTTCAGTCTGTCCTGGTTTAATTCATTTAATTAATTCATCATAAGCTTGTAATGAAATATCAACTGTTTTTTGCATTAATTCTAACTCTTCTTCGCTTTTTTGAATTCTTAATTCTTGACCTAGAATTAAACCAACAGTTGTAGGCTTAACAAGTTTTAAAATTTGTTGATATTGCGAATATAAAACATAATCTTTTTCTATTGCAATTTTTTTATAGCCTTTTTCATTGAAAAAATCAATTAAAGAATTTTGTGTTAATAATCTAACTTCAACATTTTTTGCATTATTTCTAGCATATTCAATATAACGACCATCTACAAATAAATAAGCTTTATTTTTTTCAATTATAATTCATCCGTCAGTTGTTTGAACTTTTGAGTATCATAATCTAGTTTGTGGGGCCGGAGAAACAATGGCCTCAATATTTTTTTCTAAAAATAATTTATTGAGTCTATTTTTATTCATAATTAAATCCTTTTTTATATTATTCTGAAAAATAACCGAATCTTTTTAAAATTTTCTTGTCATCAACTCATTTCTCAGCAACTTTAACATTAGTTTTTAAAACCACTTTAATACCTAATTGATTTTGTATTTTTTTTCTTGAAATAGTTCCTATTTTTTTTATCATTGAAGCATCTTTCCCTATTAAAATGCCTTTTTGGGAACGTTTTTTAACAAATATTGTTGCATTTATTTCAACAAAATCTTCATATTCAAAAAAATCATTAATTTCTACAGCTATCGAATGCGGTAATTCATCATGAAGTAAATTAATAGCAGATTCTCTAATTATTTCTTTTGATATAAAACGCATAGTTTTATCTGTTATAAAATCTTCTTCATAAAAGGGATCTCCTTCATAAGAAAATTCCTTAATAAGTTGAATTAAAGATTCAATAGATTTGAAGTTATTTTCAGATATTGAAACTATATGTTTAAAATTATAGTTTTGTAGTTCACTTATTTTTTCGTTTATTTGTTCTGGCGTCTTAGCCAAATCTATTTTTGAAATAACCGCGATTTTATTTTCAATGTTTTTTATTTTTTCTAAAATCAATTTATCACCAGAAAGTACTTTTTCATTTGCGGGTGATAAAAATAATAAGCAATCTATATCTTTTAATGAGTCAAACGCATCTTTGTTTAAAAATTCACCTAACAAGTTTATTGGTTTGTGAATACCAGGTGTATCCACAAAAATTAATTGATATCCATTTTCAGTTAAAACACCTGTTATTTGATTTCTAGTAGTTTGAGGTGTGTTGGAAACAATAGCGGCATTGTAATTTATAATTCTATTTAATAAAGTACTTTTACCAACATTTGGTCTACCGATAATGCTTGCAAAACAAACTTTCATTATTTTATTTGCTCACTTCTAATTGGATAAGGTATTAGTTCTACCAATTTGTTAACTCTATATTCAGTTCCTTCTCCGTTATATTGGTATACTAATGCATCATTTGGCATGAATTCTGTCATAACTTGACGACATCCTGCACAAGGACTAACGAAATCCTTGCCAGAAGAAATTATGTGTATTTCTTTAAAATTACCCATTTTTCCTCCATAGGCAACTGAACCAAATAATGCACTTCTTTCTGCACATAAACCTGATGGGAATGCAGCATTTTCTACATTAACACCGTGATATTCTTTGCCTTCATTATCAATTGCAATAGCTGCAACTTTAAAATTTGAATAAGGACAATATGATTTTTCTAAAAGCCCTTTTAATACTTTAATTTCCATTTTCTTTTTCCTCTCTTTTTCTATTGATATTTAACGGTTTAAAAATATCGTCTACTATTTTATTCATTTGTATTCTTTCTTCTTCTAATTCATGATCAAAACCCATTAAGTGAACTAATCCATGAGTAAATAAATAACAATATTCTCTCTTAATACTGTGATTAAATTCTTTTGCTTGTTGTTTGACTTTTTCATGGCTAATAATTAATTCTCCTAAAGGAAAAATTGGAAGATTTTTATAAATATCTTTTCCACTAAAATCAAAAGATAAAATATCTGTAGCATAATCTTTATTTCTAAATTTTTTATTCAATTTTTTAATTTCTTCATTGTTTGTTATTAAAACATCAACTGAAATTTCTTTATTTTCTAATTTAAAATAAGTTTGCAAATTTCTTAAAATTTGTTTAAACTCCTTTTTAAATCTAAAAGTTTTTAAACCATTATATTTAATATCAATATTTAATTTAATCATAATTAAATTATAAATTATTTAAATTATTTTAAATCCATAAATTATATTTAAAAAGTTGGTAGTTCCTACGAATACTTTTGTTTCAAAAAAGTCATTAATTTTTATATATTTTTTAATATTTACATCCTCAAACCTTATGTCAAGTATAGTTTTGTTATCAATATATTTTATGTTATATATTACTGCTTCATAGTATTTTTGGTCAATATAAACATTTAATTTTTGATTTATTTTTAATTTGAAAAAAATTTTACTTTGTATTTCATATTCTGTGCTATTTTTGTTGATAGACTTTATGATAATATGTTTTATTTCATCTACTTTATAGAAAAAGCAAAAAAATATTATTAGTATAAAAAACACTAAAATTAAAAAAAATATAATAAATATTTTTTTATCTACATGAGTTAATTTTTTCAAAATTTACCTCATTTTCTTCAAAAATATATTTTTTACTATGACTTATTTCAACAAAAAAAGCTTCATTTTGATATTTTTTTATCATTTCTTTTATAAGATTAAAATTTTCAATATCTATTGATTCAAAAGCCTCATCTAAAATTATTAATTTATATTTTTTAATAAATAATTTTAATAAATTAATAAATTGTTTTTGCCCATTTGAAATATTTTTACCACTATCATTAATTTCTGAGTTGATATTTATTTTAAATTTTGAAAATAGATTTCCTAGGTTGTATTTTTCAATATTATTAAAAAATTCTTTTTTATAGTCATTCTGGTTTAAAGAAATTAAATTAAGTATATTATCATTTGGTATAAAATCATTTGTTGAAATATAACAACAAGAATTCAAAAAAGCTTCTTTATTTATATTTTCAAATGAAACTTCATTTATTGAATAAGTTCCCAAAAAGTTAATAATATTTCCTACAAGTATATTACAAAAAGTACTTTTGCCAGAACCATTTTTCCCTGTTAGCTGAATATTTTTATTTATGAAAAATTCATTAATGTTAATAATATTTTTTCCTAATTCATATTGAAAACTTAAATTATTTATTTTTATATTTTTAATTTTATTTATTGTAATTCCGTTTTTATAATCTTTTTCAATAAAATTAAAAATATAGTTTAATTGATGAATGTGCTTTTTTATTAGCATTCTTGTCATTATTATTCCTGATATTTCTAGTAAAGGATTTGTAAAAAAGTTAGAACTAGTCAAAAATAGCATTAAATCTGAGCTATTAAATTTATTATTAATTATCATTATTGTTGAAATACTTATTATTAGAATACCAATATTACCTATAATTAAGTTATTTATTAACAAATTATTATTTTGTATATTACTAAATTTATATTCATTATTTTTAAAATCATAAAAAGCATTTTTTAGTTTATAAGATAAATAGTCCCTTATATCAGTATTATATATTTGATTTCTTAAATTAATTATGTCAATTTCATCTTTTGTTTTTCTAATAGATGAATAAACAAATTTATTGTATGTATTATTTATGTAATATTGATAGATGGAATTTATTATTAAAAGAAAAAAAGTACAAATGCTAACAATTATAAAAAGTTTATAGTTAATTCATATTAATAAGAAAAATGAAACAATAATTGTTATTATTTGATTTAAAATGCTATAAGCAAAATTTGATTGATTATTTGCAATTTGATTAATAAAACCTAATCTTTTATAAAAGTCAACTGTATTAATTTTGCTTAATTGATTATGATAAGAGTTTGAAATTTTTTTAAAAAATTCATTATGTATATTTAATTCAATTTTATTAGTTATCTTTTTTACAATTATATTTTTAATATATTGATTAGTAAATCTTAAGAGATTAATTCATATAAAAATAAAAGCTACAATAAATAAGGTGTTTTTGGCTAAGTTAGGTATTATATATTCAAAAACAATTTTTATAAAAAATGTAGAACCAAATATTAAAAAATTATTTAATACAGCAATAAATAATAAAATATAGACATCAGTTTTTTTAGGCAATAGTTTATTAATTTTATCTTCTAGTTTAAAAACTTTATCTTTTGACATTTCACTTACTTCTGTAATAAAAAAAGCAATATTTAAAAAAAGTT from Mycoplasmopsis maculosa includes the following:
- the proS gene encoding proline--tRNA ligase; this translates as MKQLEKITPLEQDFAKWYTDVVKQGQLIDYGPIKGTLVFKPNSYGIWELIQQELNKIFKENEIQNVYLPLFVPDRLLAKEKEHIAGFNPELATITKVGDKELDEKIYIRPTSEVLFAEVFKNNIESYKDLPIIYNQWANVVRWEKTTNPFLRSREFLWQEGHTCHSDTLEARHFTKKMISIYAKFLKNYLAIPTILGKKTPHEKFAGACSTYTIEAMMKDGRALQAGTSHYLAQNFSKKFEIEFKNIKNEKENVYQTSWGVSTRLLGAIIMTHGDNRGIIIPPRVAPVQIDIIEILANKDSRVHEKATELKKILGRKYRVRLDDTDKSAGYKSSNSEIQGTPLRIEIGPKDIDNNSVTIVRRDNLEKITVAITDVKNIIDKLLDKIHDNLYEQAKKRLDENTIFVDTYDKFKEGISNSKFVIAPFCCLGEAEEKIKAETGATTRCIPKEFDKPLKKNKCIFSSCSNETNLYVVFAKAY
- a CDS encoding aminopeptidase P family protein, which encodes MNKNRLNKLFLEKNIEAIVSPAPQTRLWYSKVQTTDGWIIIEKNKAYLFVDGRYIEYARNNAKNVEVRLLTQNSLIDFFNEKGYKKIAIEKDYVLYSQYQQILKLVKPTTVGLILGQELRIQKSEEELELMQKTVDISLQAYDELIKWIKPGQTEKEVAAYLNYLLKKHGADKESFDEIVATGANSAEPHHHPTDKKIEIGDLLKIDFGALYKGYSADITRTIIFGGEENAKDKKAVEILNIVKEAAKKGRDAVKPGIKASEIDKICREYITEKGYGEYFVHSTGHGLGIDVHELPSVGSKSDYILEPGMIITVEPGIYIEGLGGARIEDDVLVTNNGHYVISRK
- the era gene encoding GTPase Era, coding for MKVCFASIIGRPNVGKSTLLNRIINYNAAIVSNTPQTTRNQITGVLTENGYQLIFVDTPGIHKPINLLGEFLNKDAFDSLKDIDCLLFLSPANEKVLSGDKLILEKIKNIENKIAVISKIDLAKTPEQINEKISELQNYNFKHIVSISENNFKSIESLIQLIKEFSYEGDPFYEEDFITDKTMRFISKEIIRESAINLLHDELPHSIAVEINDFFEYEDFVEINATIFVKKRSQKGILIGKDASMIKKIGTISRKKIQNQLGIKVVLKTNVKVAEKWVDDKKILKRFGYFSE
- the cdd gene encoding cytidine deaminase, whose amino-acid sequence is MEIKVLKGLLEKSYCPYSNFKVAAIAIDNEGKEYHGVNVENAAFPSGLCAERSALFGSVAYGGKMGNFKEIHIISSGKDFVSPCAGCRQVMTEFMPNDALVYQYNGEGTEYRVNKLVELIPYPIRSEQIK
- the ybeY gene encoding rRNA maturation RNase YbeY; its protein translation is MIKLNIDIKYNGLKTFRFKKEFKQILRNLQTYFKLENKEISVDVLITNNEEIKKLNKKFRNKDYATDILSFDFSGKDIYKNLPIFPLGELIISHEKVKQQAKEFNHSIKREYCYLFTHGLVHLMGFDHELEEERIQMNKIVDDIFKPLNINRKREEKENGN
- a CDS encoding Mbov_0121 family peptidase domain-containing ABC transporter, whose product is MKINKQIDIKDCAISILQYIIRKKQKINVDENYLKANVNYGENGINGTTLIHWADKFGIKIVGTNGDTNAFFSLDKKEFPIIVLINNNGLQHYVILEKIKGDFFYINDPANGKINKLKSKDFEKLFLNIAFFITEVSEMSKDKVFKLEDKINKLLPKKTDVYILLFIAVLNNFLIFGSTFFIKIVFEYIIPNLAKNTLFIVAFIFIWINLLRFTNQYIKNIIVKKITNKIELNIHNEFFKKISNSYHNQLSKINTVDFYKRLGFINQIANNQSNFAYSILNQIITIIVSFFLLIWINYKLFIIVSICTFFLLIINSIYQYYINNTYNKFVYSSIRKTKDEIDIINLRNQIYNTDIRDYLSYKLKNAFYDFKNNEYKFSNIQNNNLLINNLIIGNIGILIISISTIMIINNKFNSSDLMLFLTSSNFFTNPLLEISGIIMTRMLIKKHIHQLNYIFNFIEKDYKNGITINKIKNIKINNLSFQYELGKNIININEFFINKNIQLTGKNGSGKSTFCNILVGNIINFLGTYSINEVSFENINKEAFLNSCCYISTNDFIPNDNILNLISLNQNDYKKEFFNNIEKYNLGNLFSKFKININSEINDSGKNISNGQKQFINLLKLFIKKYKLIILDEAFESIDIENFNLIKEMIKKYQNEAFFVEISHSKKYIFEENEVNFEKINSCR